The following proteins come from a genomic window of Verrucomicrobiota bacterium:
- a CDS encoding amino acid adenylation domain-containing protein, whose amino-acid sequence MKAKSSNITSFLADLQNRGINLQVVKGKLKISGSAKIINEFKEQISQQKAEIISFLSAPRDTPKTAQIERCDPRPQKIPLSFSQQRLWFLQEMQPESWTYNVPFALELQGTLDLEILEESLNTLIERHEILRTRFISIKGEPVQEILSRAIIDFIFDDHRDQPSPESHIKEEIEIMATTPFSLDQAPLFRASAYQIKDEKFVILFCFHHIITDGWSFEVLIKELVQAYRSHLLGTKPEFTPLPIQYADFAIWQHKSLDDAGLKNQLDYWKKQLSGELPTLDLPTDYPRQRMQTSNGDMVHFNIPDKITQQLREIGQHQSASLFMVLLTAYKLLLNRYTGQNDLLVGCPIANRHRYEVQSLIGFFVNSIVIRTQISPTASFIDTLKQVRSTTLSAYENQDLPFEKLVEAIQPERDMSRSPIFEVKFQLERASTSELQLPGLSLKPLAQEQISAKHDLGLDLYETDEGLVGGFEYNSDLFKRETVDRMSNHFLGLLKSIIQNSTSPISGLSIFTKTEEQAYLQSWNSHDKPFKDSLCYHQLFEAQVERTPEAIALVFDNGSSTELNYRKLNERANQLAHFLIEKGIKPESVVGIAVERSFEMVISLLAVLKAGAAYLPLDRTYPEERLRFLLSDSGSSALITTGDFTIEDSVEKTLTRINLDTISLSSYSSKNPKTNVQPDNLAYLIYTSGSVGKPKGTLIQHRGLVNLTEDKIRVCEITSDDCILQFFSFSFDGSVPEFVMTLAAGAKLLLAPAENLLPGPSLRDLINKHQVSHITITPSALNALPAHKYPSLKMVLVGGEAPPQELIEHWSQGRKFINAYGPTETSVNASMVTCGNGAPLTPTVTPSANKQLYVLNDSLEICPPGVVGELHIGGIGLARGYHHRPSLTAERFIPNPFPPVKGRNYNIPLLYKSGDLASYLSDGRIKILGRTDHQTKIRGYRIELQEIETVLETHPDIKVGLVRVKTSDKGNKRLVAYAIPHKKQHESDEEIKLYLSQKMPKFMIPSAFIWLDELPLTPNGKLDEKALPEPNDNRVTVRTPPQTLTEIKLADIFTATLEIDEIGVEENFFELGGHSLLVTQLIAKVVETFGVELTVIDLFDAPTVSTLSKRIDRKQQIASLTPADQENNHEGREQFTF is encoded by the coding sequence TTGAAAGCTAAAAGCTCCAATATTACTTCATTTTTAGCAGACTTACAAAATCGGGGTATTAACCTACAGGTCGTTAAAGGCAAATTGAAAATCAGCGGTTCTGCCAAGATTATTAATGAGTTTAAAGAGCAAATTTCTCAGCAAAAAGCCGAAATTATTTCCTTTTTATCGGCTCCCAGAGACACGCCGAAAACAGCTCAAATTGAGCGTTGTGACCCTCGCCCACAGAAAATTCCACTCTCATTTTCGCAGCAAAGACTCTGGTTTCTGCAAGAAATGCAACCTGAATCCTGGACCTATAATGTCCCCTTTGCTCTAGAGCTGCAAGGTACTTTAGATCTAGAAATTCTAGAAGAGAGTCTAAACACACTCATAGAACGACATGAAATACTACGAACCCGTTTTATTTCAATTAAAGGTGAACCAGTTCAAGAAATTCTCAGCCGAGCAATTATCGATTTTATCTTTGATGACCACCGCGACCAGCCAAGCCCTGAGTCTCATATTAAGGAGGAAATTGAGATCATGGCAACAACCCCCTTCTCCCTAGATCAAGCACCTCTTTTCAGAGCATCAGCTTATCAAATAAAGGATGAAAAATTTGTGATCCTTTTTTGTTTTCATCATATAATTACTGACGGTTGGTCTTTTGAAGTTCTAATCAAGGAACTGGTTCAGGCTTATCGCTCGCACCTCTTAGGAACTAAACCTGAGTTTACTCCTCTTCCCATCCAATATGCTGACTTTGCTATCTGGCAACACAAGTCCTTGGATGATGCAGGACTCAAAAACCAATTAGATTATTGGAAAAAACAACTCTCTGGAGAACTTCCAACTCTTGACCTACCCACTGACTACCCGCGCCAGAGAATGCAAACCTCGAATGGTGATATGGTTCACTTCAATATTCCTGATAAAATAACTCAACAACTTCGAGAAATTGGCCAGCACCAATCGGCGAGCCTATTCATGGTTTTGCTAACCGCATACAAATTACTTTTGAACCGCTACACTGGACAAAATGACCTCCTAGTCGGATGCCCCATTGCCAATAGGCACCGATACGAAGTCCAAAGCTTGATAGGCTTTTTCGTCAACTCCATTGTCATACGAACTCAAATTTCTCCGACAGCAAGCTTTATAGACACACTAAAACAAGTTCGTTCCACAACTCTATCTGCTTACGAAAATCAAGACCTTCCCTTTGAAAAACTCGTTGAAGCGATTCAGCCTGAACGGGATATGAGTAGAAGTCCTATCTTCGAAGTAAAATTTCAGTTAGAGAGAGCTTCCACCTCAGAACTACAGCTCCCAGGCTTAAGTCTTAAGCCCCTTGCACAAGAACAGATTTCTGCCAAACATGATTTAGGACTCGATCTCTATGAAACAGATGAAGGACTTGTTGGAGGATTCGAATACAACTCCGATCTCTTCAAAAGAGAGACTGTTGATAGAATGTCCAACCATTTTCTTGGTCTTTTAAAATCGATTATCCAAAACTCAACTTCACCCATTTCCGGGCTTTCCATTTTTACTAAAACAGAAGAACAAGCTTATCTTCAATCATGGAATTCGCATGATAAGCCATTCAAAGATTCACTTTGCTATCACCAGCTTTTTGAAGCTCAAGTCGAACGCACACCTGAAGCTATTGCTCTAGTTTTTGACAACGGAAGCTCTACCGAACTCAACTATCGAAAGCTAAATGAACGTGCCAATCAGCTAGCTCATTTCCTCATCGAAAAGGGAATTAAACCCGAAAGTGTCGTTGGCATAGCTGTAGAGCGCTCATTTGAAATGGTCATTTCATTACTTGCTGTTCTAAAAGCTGGAGCTGCCTACTTACCTCTTGATCGCACTTACCCCGAAGAACGGCTCCGCTTCCTTTTATCCGACTCAGGTTCATCAGCACTCATTACCACCGGTGATTTCACTATTGAGGATTCAGTTGAAAAAACTCTGACTCGTATCAATCTAGACACAATCTCACTCTCATCTTATTCTTCAAAAAATCCAAAAACAAATGTCCAACCTGATAATCTAGCCTATCTTATCTATACTTCAGGTTCCGTTGGAAAACCTAAAGGCACACTTATTCAACATCGCGGACTTGTTAACTTAACAGAGGATAAAATTCGGGTTTGTGAGATAACCTCAGATGATTGTATTCTTCAATTTTTCTCATTCAGTTTTGATGGCTCTGTTCCTGAATTTGTTATGACACTCGCCGCTGGAGCTAAGCTACTCCTTGCACCAGCCGAAAACTTACTTCCCGGCCCCTCACTGCGCGATTTGATTAATAAGCACCAGGTAAGTCATATCACCATAACACCATCTGCCCTAAATGCTCTTCCTGCACATAAATATCCTTCACTGAAGATGGTTCTAGTGGGAGGTGAAGCGCCCCCACAGGAGTTAATTGAGCACTGGAGCCAAGGCCGAAAATTCATCAACGCTTACGGTCCTACAGAGACAAGTGTCAATGCTAGTATGGTAACCTGCGGAAATGGTGCTCCACTCACACCCACAGTCACACCTAGTGCAAATAAACAATTATACGTACTAAATGACTCTTTGGAAATATGCCCACCAGGAGTTGTTGGTGAACTTCATATTGGGGGTATAGGTCTCGCTCGTGGATACCATCATCGTCCATCACTTACAGCAGAGAGATTTATTCCGAATCCATTTCCTCCGGTCAAAGGACGTAACTACAATATCCCACTACTTTATAAAAGTGGAGATCTTGCTTCGTACCTTTCTGATGGACGAATTAAAATTCTGGGAAGAACTGATCACCAAACAAAAATCCGTGGCTACCGCATTGAGCTACAAGAAATAGAAACTGTTTTAGAAACACATCCAGACATCAAGGTTGGCCTCGTTAGGGTCAAAACATCTGATAAGGGTAATAAGCGACTCGTGGCTTATGCAATTCCCCACAAGAAACAACACGAAAGTGATGAGGAAATTAAATTATATCTCTCACAAAAAATGCCCAAATTCATGATTCCTTCTGCCTTCATTTGGCTAGATGAACTACCTCTTACTCCGAATGGAAAGCTTGACGAAAAAGCACTACCGGAACCAAATGATAATCGAGTAACAGTCAGAACACCTCCGCAAACACTTACTGAAATCAAACTTGCCGATATTTTTACCGCTACGCTGGAAATAGATGAGATTGGAGTCGAAGAAAATTTCTTCGAGCTCGGTGGACATTCGCTTTTAGTAACCCAACTGATCGCCAAAGTTGTAGAAACATTTGGAGTCGAACTTACCGTAATCGACCTCTTTGATGCACCTACTGTATCTACGCTTAGCAAACGAATCGACCGGAAACAACAGATCGCATCTCTTACTCCAGCAGATCAGGAAAATAATCATGAAGGACGAGAACAATTTACTTTCTAA
- a CDS encoding amino acid adenylation domain-containing protein, producing MKDENNLLSKSAHEKADLSKLSAEEKRQLLAKLLAEKSTDTKTSKASHKKKRFPLSPAQQRLWFIDQLQPGLTVYHIPATLKIADEVNETILYKSFNDIISRHEILRTRFISEEGTPWQIIEPQYVLPALRSGHANDIEQLYQSPFTLSELPLIRAKLGKDDCGCTLLHLVIHHIIADFWSLRVLMGELQYIYGCYLSNEKSKLPPLEIQYVDYAVWQESQQDKLQSELDYWKTKLDGVSPLLKLPSDRPRLKRQTFNGSRLPIEFSKKDSEALALLAKAERTTCFSALLSILQALLFRYSGQEDFCIGSTVSNREREETRNLIGLFVNNLVFRCQPTSQWTFRQWLNNTHKEVLEAFQHQQIPFEQVVDVLKIDRQLSHNPLFQVQFLLRTETESDSHGKAKQSLHFESIAPDKISSRFDLSLEVGETKNGYQGFLEYNVDLFDQETISRLAEHLKLLLHAAVNAPDQAISKHNLITPKEQQQINNWNCTAKEISSLSIHELISQIVQLKPKDTAVSFDKQHYTYEEIENKSNQLAHYLHSQSQNSNSPIALCLPRSEQLVISLLAILKSGSPYVPLDPSHPEERLKMILEDSEAKTIIVNGNSPPSSDKSIRVIDLSCDAALIAQNSKEPLPITVKQDALAYIIFTSGSTGKPKGVPIQHGSLVNLLESMAEAPGINASDTLLAVTTIAFDIATLELLLPLMVGAHLWIADEETASDGFALTHLLEKSQATIMQATPASWRLLLECGWRGSPDLKILCGGEALDSSLAKQLFASGSALWNLYGPTETTIWSGALEITKGHLNQESIPIGGRLANTGFHILDEQYNEMPIGIPGELYLSGLGLSPGYHKQESLTAKKFTSFRGTRLYATGDRARFKANGTLEFLGRIDHQIKLRGFRIELSEIESRLLEFPNIEAVVVSLHGSETQKRIVAWCQSPSTDLSIPKLKQFLVKQLPSYMIPSEYQVLKTFPLNPNGKVDRKKLPQPGEQFQHELEEIISPLVTETEEKLAKIWGELLERPLTNGNTNFFEAGGHSLLAARMIAQVRSNFSVELPLRTIFDDPTIHEFAQAIDSSHRIQSKPIQKRPKNIPITLSHAQQRQWVLTQLDPDNPSYNIPVAIQVQGSLNTNQLEQALQTLCQRHEVLHTSFPADQAGKPKPVLQDKAKLPSLNYLDLSHLPEEKRQQEIRNALQKIAYKPFDLSDTPLLRISCFKSQPNQHIILLVIPHLIGDAWSLRILLRDLLTIAQKEELKTLKLQYSDYAYNEQKGDQADSLQYWKKQLENLPPTLDLPLDFPRHTDAKPVASELRFTISRELTKQISNLSKDHEATLYMALLAAFKVLLFRYTNQTDLIIGSPIGHRPNSEWEEVVGMFVNTLALRTRIQKHQSFHDILRLVRQTVLDGFENQSVPFEQIVSSLGAERSWDHSPVFQTFFLWQTDTKIPQFTNHDLTIEPFPLPASTAKFDLTLSMSQNNDGSLTGRFEYRSDLFAHARIERMAKHFKKLLEALTQNSEKPVTSLAFIPEEERSCILRYSKGEQKSFKSGTFIDAFQTQATLQPTAIAVRWNQDVITYRELDLKSNLVAQGLKAKGIESGNTVGLKLPRTPDLVIAVIAVMKIGGIYVPIDPQLPKARQDYMTENAGCTLVLDSLAALPLTKNELPLPALRNNLSCYILYTSGSTGKPKGVTVSHEGLMHYLHHALESYPYTEGWGSPVQSSIGFDATITSLLAPLLTGKAVHLLPEENVILALSEVMQTGPSVVKLTPAHLSALEPIFPKDLATDQLPKAIVVGGEALTAGHVKFWRENYPQVRIFNEYGPTETVVGCCIYEVQEKNLTYENIPIGLPIANTQLYVLNESLNLQPIGIAGELYISGSGVAQGYWNQQELTKEKFLPNPFASNPSVGAIMYRTGDQALLRQDGILEYLGRYDEQFQFKGFRIEPGEIESVLRSHKGIKDACVVLRKNQLVAFVESDISEDKLIQFLSEQLPQQIIPSAIRAIKKLPLTSNGKIDRGALPDLENLTSARIYSPRNHCETQLLAIWKTVLGVEKIGIKDNFFQRGGDSILILQVIAKAQQEGISFTPRDLFQHPTIEGLATVAQVGQNHTQEHLPEDQEIVVPLTPIQEWFFKLPLNHPNHWNQSILLSILEPLNIDQLEQAAHTLYRQHPALRSIYTKTNGSWKQTYTPIPKKAPFTKIVETTDEPQKKIEEVAASIQSGFNLTNGPLWHLVYFELNANTKSPCRRLLIVCHHLLIDGISWRILLFDLQNFYAQIGKIGSAELMPPSSTVSKWVEDLNRRAFKGTEKTWKQIEENSLQSPLPVDDPSGKIFMGEAETASLIINEDATAKLLNEVPKNYKIKVDELLLAALARTVTSWTKHHSLGIQLEGHGRQQGDSNLNLSRTVGWLTSLFPVSFPTNTNQTLDDSLKSVKEAFHQLPDEGLSYGVLRGYAKSSLPSIRFNYLGQTDQLLNNSSFFGRATESSGKARHPEDKRDVFFDINAIISEKTLKIYWMYNPSLHQSKTIQTLVERLEKEIKELTDFCINPQSGSGYSESDFSLMDFKPGELDQLLKDL from the coding sequence ATGAAGGACGAGAACAATTTACTTTCTAAATCTGCCCATGAGAAAGCAGATCTGTCCAAGCTGAGTGCTGAAGAAAAGCGCCAGCTTCTAGCTAAACTTCTTGCTGAAAAATCTACTGACACTAAGACTTCAAAAGCGTCGCACAAAAAAAAACGATTCCCACTATCTCCAGCCCAGCAAAGGCTTTGGTTTATTGACCAGCTTCAACCTGGCTTAACAGTTTATCATATCCCTGCGACACTTAAAATCGCAGATGAGGTTAACGAAACGATTCTTTATAAGTCCTTTAATGATATCATTTCTCGCCATGAAATTTTGCGTACTCGCTTCATTTCCGAAGAAGGAACACCTTGGCAAATCATTGAACCACAGTATGTATTGCCTGCATTACGATCGGGCCATGCCAACGATATAGAACAACTTTACCAATCCCCTTTCACTCTATCTGAGCTGCCCCTGATTCGAGCCAAACTAGGTAAGGATGATTGCGGTTGTACGCTTCTCCACCTCGTCATTCATCACATCATTGCTGATTTTTGGTCACTTCGCGTCCTTATGGGAGAATTGCAATATATCTACGGCTGCTATCTCTCAAACGAAAAAAGTAAACTGCCACCCTTAGAAATCCAATATGTCGACTATGCCGTTTGGCAAGAAAGCCAACAAGACAAATTGCAATCTGAACTCGATTACTGGAAAACAAAATTAGACGGTGTCTCCCCTCTACTCAAACTTCCATCAGACCGTCCTAGGCTAAAACGCCAAACTTTCAATGGATCACGCCTACCTATTGAATTCTCAAAAAAGGATTCGGAAGCTTTAGCTTTGTTAGCAAAAGCAGAACGTACGACATGCTTCAGTGCACTACTCTCTATCTTACAAGCTCTTTTATTTCGTTATTCAGGCCAAGAAGACTTTTGTATTGGTTCCACTGTTTCTAATCGTGAACGAGAGGAGACACGCAACCTTATAGGGCTTTTCGTCAACAATCTAGTCTTCCGATGTCAGCCAACTTCTCAATGGACTTTCCGTCAATGGCTAAACAACACACACAAAGAAGTTCTCGAAGCCTTCCAACATCAACAAATCCCTTTCGAACAAGTGGTGGATGTTTTAAAGATTGACCGCCAATTGAGCCATAACCCCCTATTCCAAGTTCAATTTTTGCTAAGAACTGAGACCGAGTCAGACTCCCATGGAAAAGCCAAGCAATCCTTACACTTTGAATCCATTGCGCCAGACAAAATAAGCTCTCGCTTTGACTTGAGCCTAGAAGTAGGAGAAACCAAAAACGGTTATCAAGGATTTTTGGAATACAACGTCGACTTGTTTGACCAAGAAACCATTTCACGGCTTGCAGAACATCTTAAGCTTCTCTTACATGCAGCCGTAAATGCTCCTGACCAAGCTATCTCCAAGCACAATCTCATTACCCCCAAAGAGCAGCAACAGATTAATAATTGGAACTGCACAGCCAAAGAAATTTCTTCCTTAAGTATCCATGAATTAATTTCTCAAATAGTTCAACTCAAGCCTAAAGATACCGCAGTTAGTTTTGATAAACAGCACTACACTTATGAAGAAATAGAAAATAAGTCTAATCAACTTGCCCATTACCTACACTCTCAAAGCCAAAACTCAAATTCACCTATCGCTCTTTGCTTGCCACGCTCGGAACAACTTGTGATCTCGCTTCTTGCCATACTTAAAAGTGGATCCCCCTATGTGCCGCTGGACCCATCACACCCCGAAGAACGACTCAAGATGATTCTGGAGGACTCGGAAGCAAAAACAATCATTGTAAATGGTAACTCACCTCCATCATCGGACAAAAGTATTCGAGTAATTGATCTCAGCTGTGATGCCGCCCTCATTGCCCAAAATTCAAAAGAACCTCTACCTATCACAGTAAAACAAGACGCTCTTGCCTATATTATTTTCACCAGTGGAAGCACTGGAAAACCCAAAGGCGTTCCCATTCAGCATGGGAGCCTCGTCAACCTTCTTGAGTCGATGGCTGAGGCACCTGGCATAAATGCATCAGATACTCTTTTAGCTGTCACAACTATTGCCTTTGACATCGCAACATTGGAATTGTTATTGCCTCTGATGGTTGGTGCACATCTTTGGATTGCTGATGAAGAAACAGCTTCGGATGGATTTGCTTTAACCCATCTGCTTGAGAAATCCCAAGCCACCATCATGCAGGCAACACCTGCAAGCTGGAGGCTACTCCTTGAGTGCGGCTGGAGAGGCTCACCTGACCTCAAGATATTATGTGGTGGAGAAGCTTTAGACTCCAGCTTAGCTAAACAACTTTTTGCCTCTGGTTCTGCACTTTGGAATCTTTATGGGCCAACAGAAACCACCATTTGGTCTGGTGCTTTAGAAATTACGAAAGGCCATCTAAACCAGGAAAGTATTCCCATTGGTGGAAGATTAGCCAATACAGGGTTCCATATCTTGGATGAGCAATATAATGAAATGCCTATTGGTATCCCTGGAGAGCTCTACTTATCAGGTCTTGGTCTAAGCCCTGGCTATCACAAGCAAGAAAGTCTAACAGCGAAGAAGTTCACAAGTTTTAGAGGCACTCGACTTTATGCCACAGGTGACCGCGCCAGGTTCAAAGCAAACGGCACACTTGAGTTTTTGGGGAGAATCGATCACCAAATAAAATTACGAGGCTTCCGCATCGAACTCAGTGAGATTGAATCCAGGCTATTAGAATTCCCAAATATTGAAGCAGTTGTGGTATCTCTTCATGGATCTGAAACACAAAAGCGCATTGTTGCTTGGTGCCAATCTCCCAGTACCGACTTATCTATTCCTAAGCTCAAACAATTTTTGGTCAAACAACTTCCAAGTTATATGATTCCCTCAGAATACCAAGTTCTGAAAACCTTTCCTTTAAACCCCAATGGCAAAGTTGACCGAAAAAAACTCCCTCAGCCTGGAGAACAATTCCAACATGAGCTTGAAGAAATTATCTCACCCTTAGTCACCGAAACGGAAGAAAAGCTTGCTAAGATTTGGGGAGAACTTTTAGAACGCCCTTTAACAAACGGTAACACTAACTTTTTTGAAGCTGGTGGACACTCCCTTCTTGCAGCTCGTATGATCGCGCAAGTTAGATCAAATTTTTCCGTTGAACTCCCGCTTCGTACAATATTTGATGATCCTACTATTCATGAATTTGCCCAAGCTATTGATTCTTCACATAGAATACAAAGCAAGCCTATTCAGAAACGCCCAAAAAACATTCCGATTACTCTATCACACGCACAACAAAGGCAATGGGTTCTTACACAACTTGATCCCGACAACCCTTCGTATAATATTCCAGTAGCAATCCAAGTCCAAGGATCACTCAATACCAATCAACTTGAGCAAGCACTGCAGACACTTTGCCAACGTCACGAAGTACTTCATACATCTTTTCCAGCTGACCAAGCAGGAAAACCCAAGCCAGTATTGCAAGATAAAGCCAAGCTACCTTCATTAAATTATTTAGACTTAAGCCATCTACCTGAAGAAAAAAGACAGCAAGAGATTCGTAACGCATTACAAAAGATAGCTTACAAACCTTTCGACCTTTCAGATACACCCCTTTTAAGAATTTCCTGTTTTAAATCACAACCTAATCAACATATTATCTTATTAGTTATCCCTCACCTAATCGGTGATGCTTGGTCCTTAAGAATTTTATTAAGAGATCTCTTAACTATCGCCCAAAAAGAGGAGCTAAAAACATTAAAACTTCAATATAGTGACTACGCCTATAATGAGCAAAAAGGAGACCAAGCCGACAGCTTACAATATTGGAAAAAACAGCTAGAAAATCTACCCCCCACTCTTGATTTGCCGCTTGATTTCCCTCGTCATACTGATGCAAAACCAGTTGCTTCAGAATTGCGTTTTACTATCTCGAGGGAACTAACTAAGCAAATCAGTAATCTGTCAAAAGATCATGAGGCTACACTCTATATGGCCTTGCTAGCTGCTTTCAAAGTACTCTTGTTCCGTTACACGAATCAAACAGATTTGATCATAGGCAGTCCCATAGGACACCGCCCCAATTCTGAATGGGAAGAAGTCGTTGGCATGTTTGTCAATACACTAGCGCTACGCACTCGCATTCAAAAACATCAAAGTTTCCATGATATTTTAAGACTCGTTAGACAAACAGTCTTGGATGGCTTTGAGAATCAAAGTGTACCCTTTGAGCAAATAGTCTCTTCTTTAGGAGCTGAGAGAAGTTGGGACCACTCACCTGTCTTTCAGACATTTTTCCTTTGGCAAACTGACACTAAGATTCCTCAATTTACCAACCACGACCTTACCATAGAACCTTTCCCCCTTCCCGCCTCTACTGCGAAATTTGATCTCACGCTCTCGATGTCACAAAATAACGATGGTTCATTAACAGGACGGTTTGAATACCGAAGTGATTTGTTTGCTCATGCACGTATTGAACGCATGGCTAAGCATTTCAAAAAGCTTCTTGAAGCCCTTACTCAAAACTCAGAAAAACCTGTTACATCCTTGGCTTTTATTCCTGAAGAGGAACGATCTTGTATCCTTAGATACTCAAAGGGGGAACAAAAGTCTTTCAAATCCGGGACCTTTATCGACGCATTTCAAACACAAGCAACACTTCAGCCTACTGCTATCGCAGTTCGCTGGAATCAAGATGTAATTACTTATCGTGAACTCGATCTAAAATCTAATCTTGTCGCCCAAGGCCTAAAAGCCAAAGGAATAGAATCCGGAAATACCGTGGGGCTTAAATTACCTCGAACTCCCGATCTAGTCATCGCCGTAATTGCCGTTATGAAAATTGGTGGCATCTACGTTCCTATAGATCCTCAGCTCCCAAAGGCTAGGCAAGACTACATGACTGAGAATGCTGGATGCACATTGGTCTTAGATTCGTTAGCTGCACTACCTCTTACTAAGAACGAGCTTCCTCTTCCGGCTTTGAGAAATAACCTCTCTTGTTATATTCTTTATACATCTGGATCAACTGGAAAACCCAAAGGAGTTACTGTTTCTCATGAAGGACTCATGCACTACCTCCACCACGCTTTGGAAAGCTATCCATATACAGAAGGTTGGGGGTCACCGGTCCAAAGCTCCATCGGATTCGATGCAACCATTACTAGCCTTCTAGCACCCCTACTCACAGGCAAAGCCGTTCATTTGCTTCCTGAAGAGAATGTGATCTTAGCACTATCAGAAGTGATGCAAACTGGCCCTAGTGTAGTCAAACTAACGCCTGCTCACCTATCTGCTTTAGAACCTATCTTCCCAAAAGATTTAGCTACTGATCAACTGCCCAAAGCCATAGTTGTAGGTGGCGAAGCATTGACCGCAGGACATGTCAAATTCTGGCGCGAGAACTACCCCCAAGTTCGAATTTTCAATGAGTATGGTCCTACAGAAACGGTTGTGGGTTGTTGTATTTATGAGGTCCAAGAAAAAAACCTCACCTATGAGAATATTCCCATAGGCTTACCAATCGCCAACACTCAACTTTATGTTCTCAATGAAAGCTTAAATCTACAGCCTATTGGCATCGCTGGAGAATTATATATTTCTGGGAGCGGTGTTGCTCAGGGTTACTGGAATCAACAGGAATTAACCAAAGAGAAATTTCTACCCAACCCATTCGCTTCAAACCCATCAGTCGGAGCTATTATGTATCGGACGGGTGACCAGGCATTACTCCGCCAAGATGGAATACTTGAATACTTGGGAAGGTATGATGAGCAATTTCAATTCAAAGGTTTCCGTATCGAACCAGGAGAGATTGAGTCCGTCCTTCGCAGTCACAAGGGTATCAAAGATGCTTGTGTTGTCCTTCGCAAAAACCAGCTCGTCGCTTTTGTTGAAAGTGATATATCAGAAGATAAGCTAATACAATTTTTATCGGAGCAACTGCCTCAACAGATAATCCCCTCAGCTATTCGTGCCATTAAAAAACTCCCTCTAACTTCTAATGGTAAGATCGATCGTGGCGCTCTTCCTGACCTAGAGAATTTGACAAGTGCGCGAATCTACTCTCCAAGAAATCACTGCGAAACACAGCTACTAGCTATTTGGAAAACTGTTCTTGGAGTAGAAAAGATTGGTATAAAAGATAATTTTTTCCAACGAGGTGGAGATTCCATTCTTATCTTACAAGTCATTGCTAAAGCTCAACAAGAAGGTATTAGCTTTACTCCGCGAGACCTCTTCCAACATCCAACTATCGAAGGTCTTGCAACCGTAGCACAGGTTGGTCAGAATCACACTCAGGAACATCTCCCAGAAGATCAAGAAATCGTGGTGCCCTTAACACCTATCCAGGAATGGTTCTTCAAACTTCCCTTAAATCATCCTAATCACTGGAATCAATCTATTCTGCTCAGTATTCTTGAGCCTCTTAATATCGACCAATTGGAACAAGCAGCACATACCCTCTACCGCCAACATCCCGCCCTCCGATCAATATACACTAAAACAAATGGTAGTTGGAAACAAACTTACACTCCAATTCCTAAAAAAGCACCATTCACAAAAATTGTTGAAACAACAGATGAACCACAAAAAAAAATAGAAGAGGTTGCTGCTTCTATACAATCGGGTTTTAACCTCACAAACGGTCCTCTATGGCACCTTGTTTATTTTGAACTAAATGCAAATACCAAGTCACCTTGCCGCCGCCTTCTCATTGTCTGCCATCACTTACTTATCGATGGTATTTCCTGGCGCATTCTACTCTTTGATCTTCAGAACTTCTATGCTCAAATCGGTAAAATTGGCAGCGCGGAACTCATGCCTCCTTCTTCAACAGTCTCAAAATGGGTGGAAGACTTAAACCGACGTGCATTCAAAGGAACAGAAAAAACTTGGAAACAAATTGAAGAAAACTCATTGCAATCACCTTTACCCGTCGATGACCCATCAGGCAAGATCTTCATGGGTGAAGCAGAAACAGCTTCCCTTATTATAAACGAGGATGCAACGGCGAAACTACTCAATGAAGTTCCTAAAAACTATAAAATCAAAGTAGACGAACTTCTTTTGGCTGCACTTGCCCGGACAGTTACCTCCTGGACTAAGCATCACTCCTTAGGCATCCAATTAGAAGGCCATGGGCGCCAACAAGGAGACTCCAACCTTAACCTTTCACGAACCGTAGGTTGGCTGACTAGCCTCTTCCCTGTATCCTTTCCAACAAATACTAATCAGACTTTAGATGATTCATTAAAAAGTGTGAAAGAAGCATTTCACCAGCTTCCTGATGAAGGGCTAAGC